The Palaemon carinicauda isolate YSFRI2023 chromosome 43, ASM3689809v2, whole genome shotgun sequence genome window below encodes:
- the LOC137633671 gene encoding uncharacterized protein, whose protein sequence is MAMAMAMAMSMSMSMSLSMGMAMAVAISMAMAMDMAMAMAMSSMALAMAMSLAMAMAMSMAISIATAMSIMAMAMAMAMTMSMSMSMSKANAMSLSMSMSTVSLWLQLWL, encoded by the exons atggctatggcaatggctatggctatgtctatgtcaatgTCAATGTCCTTGTCAATGGGCATGGCTATGGCtgtggctatatctatggctatggctatggatatggctatggctatggctatgtct tctatggctttggctatggcaatgtcactggctatggctatggctatgtctatggctatatctatagctACGGCTATGTCtatcatggctatggctatggctatggctatgactatgtctatgtctatgtctatgtctaaggctaatgctatgtctttgtctatgtctatgtctacagtTAGTctatggctacagctatggctatga
- the LOC137633672 gene encoding glycine, alanine and asparagine-rich protein-like, translating to MAMATETSTAMAMAMSMVIAMAMSLAMALAMSNSMAMDISMSSAMGRAVTLSLAMSMSSAIAMAMAISMSMSVYGYGSGYGYGYVSIYCYGSGYVYVYVSLYGYGYGYVYVYTHGHVHVNVYVYGYGYGYGYVHVHVHGYGYGSGNGDGNSNGNFYGYGYISGYGFVYVYVYGYIYECMSMAMAMGMSTMAIAMPRSMSMAMSMSMAISITLSMVMVMALAMAMGMAMSMAMAMGMAMYTMAIAKAMSLSMSMALFMSMCMAKATATDMATSMATTTAMVTAMAMALCMSMAMAMVLAISMAMSRPMSMSMATSKAMALATATANATSMAMSMSMSMAKATDTATSMAMAMAMAMAMAVSMSMSMALAKSKAMAMTKAMAMSKDILWLCLCLWLWL from the exons TCTATGTCTAGTGCTATGGGTAGGGCTGTGACTCTGTCTCTGGCAATGTCTATGTCTTcagctattgctatggctatggctatttctatgtctatgtctgtctatggctatggctctggctatggctatggctatgtctctatCTATTGCTATGGCtctggttatgtctatgtctatgtctctctctatggctatggctatggctatgtttatgtgtATACCCATGGACATGTCCATgtcaatgtctatgtctatggctatggctatggctatggctacgtccACGTCCACGTccatggctacggctacggctccGGCAACGGCGATGGCAACAGCAACGGCAACTtctacggctatggctacatctCTGGCTATGGCTttgtttatgtctatgtctatggctatatctatga gtgtatgtctatggctatggctatgggtatgtctacCATGGCTATAGCTATGCCtaggtctatgtctatggctatgtctatgtctatggctatatctataacTTTGTCTATGGTTATGGTTATGGCTTTGGCgatggctatgggtatggctatgtctatggctatggctatgggtatggctatgtataccatggctATAGCTAaggctatgtctttgtctatgtctatggctctgtttatgtctatgtgtatggctaaaGCTACGGCTACTGATATGGCTACATCTATGGCTACGACTACGGCTATGGttacagctatggctatggctttgtgtatgtctatggctatggctatggttttgGCCATATCTATGGCCATGTCTAggcctatgtctatgtctatggctacgtctaaggctatggctttggctacggctacggctaatgctacgtctatggctatgtctatgtctatgtcaatggctAAGGCTACAGATACggctacatctatggctatgg ctatggctatggctatggctatggctgtatcaatgtctatgtctatggcactGGCTAagtctaaggctatggctatgactaaggctatggctatgtctaaggatattctatggttatgtctatgtctatggctatggctatga